The following coding sequences are from one Panicum hallii strain FIL2 chromosome 5, PHallii_v3.1, whole genome shotgun sequence window:
- the LOC112895691 gene encoding amino acid transporter AVT6C-like, with product MTPPASGGKRAGGTDEPLLPEFSGGGHGGGGGASVSGAVFNVSTSIVGAGIMSIPAAMRVLGVAPALLLIAAVAVLANASVEFMLRYTGWAGGKRATYAGLMGDAFGRGGAAVLNVFIAFTTTGTLVVYLIIIGDVMSGSVGGGDDHAGVLRELFGARWWTGRQFVLLVTAVFVLLPLVLRRRVDSLRFTSAISILLAVVFMLISLGIAVYALFKGTATMPRMLPDFSRLSSPFELFTAVPVIVVAFTFHFNVHPIRAELRKTSDMKAAVRISLVLCAAIYAAVGFFGFLLFGDATMADVLANFDRSSGAGVPQALNDAARLSYALHLVLVFPLLFFSLRVNVDELLFPGRRPLATDTRRFVSLTAVLMAVLYALAIAIPSIWTLFEYSGSTFAVTISLIFPGAIVLRDVHGIAKRKDKVLAATMIILAVVTSSIAIASNIMSSISDKVRGGHEASR from the exons ATGACGCCGCCGGCGAGCGGGGGCAAGCGCGCCGGCGGGACGGACGAGCCGCTGCTGCCGGAGTTctccggcggcggccatggcggcggcggcggggcgtcgGTCTCCGGGGCGGTGTTCAACGTGTCGACGAGCATCGTGGGCGCCGGCATCATGTCGATCCCGGCGGCAATGCGGGTGCTCGGGGTGGCCCCCGCGCTGCTCCTCATCGCCGCCGTGGCCGTGCTCGCCAACGCCTCGGTGGAGTTCATGCTGCGGTACACGGGGTGGGCCGGCGGCAAACGGGCCACGTACGCGGGGCTCATGGGCGACGCCTTCGGCCGCGGGGGCGCCGCCGTGCTCAACGTCTTCATCGCCTTCACCACCACGGGCACGCTCGTCGTCTACCTCATCATCATCG GGGACGTGATGTCCGGGAGCGTCGGCGGAGGAGACGACCACGCCGGGGTGCTGCGGGAGCTGTTCGGCGCGCGGTGGTGGACGGGGAGGCAGTTCGTGCTGCTCGTCACCGCCGTCTTCGTCCTCCTGCCGCTCGTGCTCCGCCGCCGTGTCG ATTCGCTGAGGTTCACATCGGCCATCTCCATCCTGCTAGCGGTGGTGTTCATGCTCATCAGCCTGGGGATCGCAGTGTACGCGCTCTTCAAGGGCACCGCGACCATGCCGCGGATGCTCCCGGACTTCTCCAGGCTCTCCTCCCCGTTCGAGCTCTTCACCGCCGTCCCCGTCATCGTCGTCGCCTTCACCTTCCACTTCAACG TGCACCCGATCCGCGCGGAGCTGAGAAAGACGTCGGACATGAAGGCGGCGGTGCGCATCTCCCTCGTGCTCTGCGCCGCCATCTACGCCGCCGTGGGCTTCTTCGGCTTCCTCCTCTTCGGGGACGCCACCATGGCCGACGTGCTCGCCAACTTCGACCGCAGCTCGGGCGCTGGCGTCCCGCAGGCGCTCAACGACGCGGCGCGCCTCAGCTACGCGCTGCACCTCGTGCTCGTCTTCCCGCTCCTCTTCTTCTCGCTCCGGGTCAACGTCGACGAGCTCCTCTTCCCCGGCAGGCGGCCGCTCGCCACAGACACGCGCCGGTTCGTGTCCCTCACGGCCGTGCTTATGGCGGTGCTCTACGCGCTCGCCATCGCCATCCCCAGCATCTGGacgctcttcgagtactccggGTCCACGTTCGCGGTCACCATCTCGTTGATATTCCCTGGCGCCATTGTTCTCAG GGATGTTCATGGAATAGCAAAGCGGAAGGACAAGGTTTTGGCGGCGACGATGATCATTCTGGCGGTGGTCACGAGCAGCATCGCCATTGCCTCAAACATCATGAGTTCCATCAGCGACAAAGTCAGAGGAGGCCACGAAGCTAGCAGATGA
- the LOC112895153 gene encoding copper transport protein CCH produces MAVVELKVGMHCERCIKAIKKAIKTIDDMESYQLETETNKVTVTGNVTPEEVVKALHKIGKTATCWTEG; encoded by the exons ATGGCT GTTGTGGAGCTGAAGGTTGGAATGCACTGCGAAAGGTGCATCAAGGCGATTAAGAAGGCTATAAAAACGATCGACG ATATGGAGAGCTATCAGCTTGAGACGGAGACGAACAAGGTCACGGTGACAGGGAACGTTACCCCGGAGGAAGTCGTGAAGGCTCTCCACAAGATTGGGAAGACGGCAACCTGCTGGACGGAGGGTTGA
- the LOC112891999 gene encoding uncharacterized protein LOC112891999, with the protein MAQNTSEDDIENVPYSDANSPILTGYRVSVPILDDGQVQGTVRHERRLLDFLKATPSVQWIKKINLYSPLIKFRLPSSSVHDNLHVHFIRTINWGTVFTICKKWLKHPMNIALLIWLLCVGAAGAMLILLLLGLLNDAFPSKSLRNQWIEIDNQILNALFTLLSIYEHPKLIHHTVLIYRWQPEDAAELRKYYCKNVACRPNERAHIFFVVFLLHITCISQYADCSLYWAYPSQSRSEFADNFFFVLGIAAPVIAGVYAVYSPLGRDYDAVSDEETKQLDAVLIESSETRTVVSNPAWAGGLFDCGEDPTACYLSFLFTFCVFGWNMERLGFGNMYVHTFTFLLLCVTPFWLFNITAMNIHSYILGDFIGAAGIVLCFFGLLYGGFWRMQMRKTFGLPRSRWFCGSASLTDYVQWLFCWPCSLAQEVRTGNLYDAKDGNFYEKLIDGADVESGSGLIVVTESPVSMGVEEGNGINVKLVADGEMIPPTQPVIEFGEREGTDSEVVANGSIQLKS; encoded by the coding sequence ATGGCTCAGaacacctccgaagatgacatAGAAAATGTGCCATATTCAGATGCAAATTCACCAATTTTGACTGGATATCGTGTATCGGTTCCTATTCTTGATGATGGGCAAGTGCAAGGGACAGTCCGTCATGAACGACGGCTTCTTGATTTCCTGAAGGCCACTCCCTCGGTGCAATGGATAAAGAAGATCAATCTTTATTCGCCATTGATAAAATTTCGGCTTCCATCCTCTAGCGTCCATGACAACCTTCATGTTCACTTCATCAGAACAATCAACTGGGGTACAGTTTTCACTATATGCAAGAAATGGCTCAAGCATCCAATGAACATTGCTCTCCTAATATGGCTGCTCTGTgttggtgctgctggtgccatGTTAATCTTGCTTCTGTTAGGACTCCTGAATGATGCATTCCCTTCCAAGTCCTTAAGAAACCAGTGGATAGAGATTGACAATCAAATCCTTAACGCCCTCTTCACCCTCTTGAGCATATACGAGCACCCAAAATTAATCCACCATACTGTTCTCATCTACCGGTGGCAGCCAGAGGACGCAGCCGAGCTCAGGAAATATTATTGCAAGAATGTGGCATGCCGTCCCAATGAGCGAGCACACATATTCTTTGTGGTTTTTCTCCTCCATATCACTTGTATCTCCCAGTATGCCGACTGTAGCCTCTACTGGGCCTACCCCAGCCAATCACGCTCTGAGTTTGCTGACAACTTCTTCTTCGTCCTAGGCATCGCTGCACCAGTCATTGCTGGAGTGTACGCAGTATACAGCCCTCTTGGCAGAGACTATGATGCGGTGTCTGATGAAGAAACCAAACAACTGGACGCAGTTCTAATCGAGTCATCAGAAACAAGAACAGTAGTGAGCAATCCCGCATGGGCAGGTGGGCTGTTTGATTGTGGCGAGGACCCCACAGCTTGCTACCTGTCGTTCTTGTTCACATTCTGTGTGTTCGGTTGGAACATGGAGCGACTTGGGTTTGGCAACATGTATGTGCACACATTCACGTTCCTGCTGCTGTGTGTCACGCcattctggttgttcaataTCACAGCGATGAACATCCACAGCTACATCCTTGGTGATTTCATCGGTGCTGCGGGGATTGTGCTGTGTTTCTTTGGCCTGCTATATGGGGGTTTCTGGAGGATGCAGATGAGGAAGACATTTGGGCTGCCCAGAAGCAGGTGGTTCTGTGGATCAGCATCATTGACAGACTATGTTCAATGGCTGTTCTGCTGGCCATGCTCTCTTGCGCAGGAGGTGCGCACGGGGAACCTGTATGATGCAAAGGATGGGAACTTCTATGAGAAACTGATTGACGGTGCTGATGTGGAGAGTGGATCAGGATTGATAGTTGTGACGGAATCACCAGTCTCTATGGGAGTAGAAGAGGGGAATGGTATCAATGTCAAACTCGTGGCAGATGGTGAAATGATTCCACCCACCCAACCAGTAATAGAATTTGGGGAGAGGGAAGGAACTGATTCAGAAGTTGTGGCGAATGGCAGCATCCAGCTCAAAAGCTAA
- the LOC112895564 gene encoding WRKY transcription factor WRKY24-like, producing the protein MTTSSSGSIEAPANTRPGSFSFASTSFTDMLGSSAAAATGASRYKAMTPPSLPLSPPPLSPSSFFNIPGGLNPADFLDSPALLTSSFFPSPTTNAFASQQFSWLAPQGAEQGGKDEQRQSYPGFSFQTAPTTEEAVRTTTTFQQPPVAPGPLGEEAYRSQQQQQPWGYQQQQPGMDAGSSQAAYGGPFQAGSSDAAAMAPHAPASGGYNQAQSQRRSSDDGYNWRKYGQKQVKGSENPRSYYKCTFPGCPTKKKVERSLDGQITEIVYKGTHNHAKPQNTRRNSSAAAQLLQASGGDASEHSFGGTPVATPENSSASFGDDDAGVGSPRAGNPGGDEFDEDEPDSKRWRKDGDGEGISMAGNRTVREPRVVVQTMSDIDILDDGYRWRKYGQKVVKGNPNPRSYYKCTTPGCPVRKHVERASHDLRAVITTYEGKHNHDVPAARGSAALYRPAPPPADTYLAAAAGVRPPAPMAYQTGQQYGFGGSSSFGLGGGAPAQQGGGFGFPSGFDNPMGSYMSQHQQQQRQNDAMHASRAKEEPREDMFFPQSMMYN; encoded by the exons ATGACCACCTCGTCGTCCGGGAGCATCGAGGCGCCGGCGAACACGAGGCCCGGATCGTTCTCGTTCGCGAGCACGagcttcacggacatgctggggAGCTCCGCGGCCGCGGCCACCGGGGCGTCGAGGTACAAGGCCATGACCCCGCCGTCCCTGCcgctgtcgccgccgccgctgtcgccgTCGTCCTTCTTCAACATCCCCGGCGGCCTGAACCCCGCCGACTTCCTCGACTCGCCGGCCCTCCTCACCTCCAGT TTCTTCCCGTCGCCGACGACGAACGCATTCGCCTCGCAGCAGTTCAGCTGGCTGGCGCCGCAGGGCGCGGAGCAAGGCGGCAAGGACGAGCAGAGGCAGTCGTACCCGGGCTTCTCGTTCCAGACGGCGCCGACGACCGAAGAGGCCGTGCGGACGACGACGACCTTCCAGCAGCCACCGGTTGCACCGGGCCCACTG GGTGAGGAGGCATACAGaagtcagcagcagcagcagccatggggctaccagcagcagcaaccaGGCATGGACGCGGGCTCCAGCCAGGCGGCCTACGGCGGGCCGTTCCAGGCAGGCTCGTCGGACGCCGCCGCGATGGCACCGCacgcgccggcgagcggcgggtaCAACCAGGCGCAGTCGCAGAGGCGGTCGTCGGACGACGGGTACAACTGGCGCAAGTACGGGCAGAAGCAGGTGAAGGGGAGCGAGAACCCGCGCAGCTACTACAAGTGCACCTTCCCGGGCTGCCCCACCAAGAAGAAGGTGGAGCGGTCGCTGGACGGCCAGATCACCGAGATCGTGTACAAGGGCACACACAACCACGCCAAGCCGCAGAACACGCGCAGGAACTCCAGCGCGGCGGCGCAGCTGCTTCAGGCCAGCGGCGGCGACGCGTCCGAGCACTCGTTCGGCGGCACGCCCGTCGCGACGCCCGAGAACTCCTCGGCGTCCTTCGGGGACGACGACGCCGGCGTGGGCTCGCCGCGGGCAGGGAACCCCGGCGGCGATGAGTTCGACGAGGACGAGCCGGATTCCAAGAGATG GAGGaaagacggcgacggcgaggggaTCTCCATGGCCGGCAACCGCACGGTGCGCGAGCCGAGGGTCGTTGTCCAGACCATGAGCGACATCGACATCCTTGATGACGGCTACCGCTGGAGGAAGTACGGGCAGAAAGTGGTGAAGGGAAACCCCAACCCCAG GAGCTACTACAAGTGCACGACGCCCGGGTGCCCGGTGCGGAAGCACGTGGAGCGCGCGTCGCACGACCTGCGCGCCGTGATCACCACGTACGAGGGCAAGCACAACCACGACGTGCCCGCCGCGCGGGGCAGCGCCGCGCTGtaccgccccgcgccgccgccagcggACACCTacctcgccgcggccgccggtgtgaggccgccggcgcccatggcctacCAGACGGGGCAGCAGTACGGGTTCGGCGGGTCGAGCTCGTtcggcctcggcggcggcgcgccggcgcAGCAGGGCGGCGGCTTCGGGTTCCCCTCCGGCTTCGACAACCCGATGGGGTCGTACATGAGCCAGCACCaacagcagcagaggcagaacGACGCCATGCACGCGTCGAGGGCCAAGGAGGAGCCCCGGGAGGACATGTTCTTCCCGCAGTCGATGATGTACAACTGA